The following proteins are co-located in the Pedobacter frigiditerrae genome:
- a CDS encoding AraC family transcriptional regulator codes for MDTFRKYIKSDFETDEPQPDWGIKVLDVGHYIHPAGKSYPDAQHPEDYFFEWNKGRVLKEYQLVYIAAGKGTFEAKGIGQVDVQPGTLFFLYPGTWHRFKPDLDSGWTEYWVGFEGHYANHLMNQACFNPEKPLLHMGFNAEFINIFIQLIDTIKFGGLGSNQLAACLTIQLLGLVYASALLKNQSNNRKTQLINNIKYSIHENLNSDISPEELAANHNVSYAWFRKAFKEITGQSPGQYQLNLKIQKACRMLSETDLSISEIAYQNGFVSEYYFSRIFKNKMFKSPSNYRKEILPKTTV; via the coding sequence ATGGACACCTTTCGTAAATACATAAAATCTGATTTTGAAACCGATGAGCCACAACCCGATTGGGGAATTAAAGTGCTTGATGTTGGTCATTATATTCATCCAGCAGGTAAATCTTATCCAGATGCGCAACATCCTGAAGATTACTTTTTTGAATGGAATAAGGGTAGGGTTTTAAAAGAGTATCAATTGGTTTACATCGCTGCTGGCAAGGGCACATTTGAAGCAAAGGGCATAGGACAAGTTGATGTGCAACCAGGTACTTTATTTTTCCTTTATCCTGGAACTTGGCATCGGTTTAAGCCAGATTTAGATAGTGGCTGGACAGAATATTGGGTAGGCTTTGAGGGGCATTATGCTAATCACTTAATGAATCAGGCTTGCTTTAACCCAGAAAAGCCATTGTTACACATGGGATTTAATGCAGAGTTCATTAACATTTTTATCCAACTGATAGACACTATTAAGTTTGGTGGTTTGGGTAGTAATCAATTGGCGGCTTGTTTAACCATTCAACTTTTAGGATTAGTTTATGCATCAGCTTTGCTAAAAAACCAGTCTAACAACCGTAAAACACAATTAATAAATAATATAAAATACAGTATCCACGAGAATTTAAACAGCGATATTTCTCCTGAAGAGTTGGCTGCTAATCACAATGTAAGTTATGCTTGGTTTCGCAAAGCCTTTAAAGAAATTACAGGGCAATCTCCAGGGCAATATCAACTCAATTTAAAAATACAAAAAGCCTGTAGAATGTTAAGTGAGACAGATTTAAGTATATCAGAAATTGCCTATCAAAACGGCTTTGTATCTGAATATTATTTCTCAAGAATTTTTAAAAATAAGATGTTCAAATCTCCATCAAACTACAGAAAAGAAATTTTACCAAAAACAACAGTATAA
- a CDS encoding RagB/SusD family nutrient uptake outer membrane protein — translation MKKIFIIIALITFTATSCKKSFLDLAPEDAYTDETFYKTEAQFKSAVIAAYAPLRDVLLNDYFTSEMHSDNTIYQPIPSNRGTNYLERENISDFRNTSTNAYVAATWQHSYTGISRCNIVIERLKTATGIPAASVANIDGQAKFLRALNYFKLVRLFGGVPLFLKEVTKADDAFLPRSSEAEVYAQIIADAKDAITELSNPVFTANKQTGEATKGAATMLLAEVYATQKKWKDAEDLLLTLAPMCYALNTNYADAFTVANKNSRESLFEVQYLEGTTTGTTPNIIPTHFLPRASTNTALVTGAAVANNGTGGWNTPSTDLINTFEPNDKRLDISIGIVEGTYNGSDLLVYSANKSIVGYVPAAGKIGVPYIKKYLLNTFTGTTGSSVNFPIYRYSDALLLLAEVQNEQGKSPLTALNAVRFRAGLLNTTTTDQGVLRTIIAHERRVELAFENHRWHDLVRSGNAVAVINAFGVTTRAQLTYLASDAYVVDAHDLLFPIPQTDIGLNPALIQNPGYTN, via the coding sequence ATGAAAAAGATATTTATCATCATTGCCTTAATAACTTTTACGGCAACATCTTGTAAAAAAAGCTTTCTTGACTTGGCTCCAGAAGATGCTTATACAGATGAAACATTTTATAAAACCGAGGCACAATTTAAGTCGGCTGTAATAGCTGCTTATGCGCCACTTAGAGATGTGTTATTGAATGATTATTTCACCTCAGAAATGCATTCAGATAATACCATCTATCAACCAATTCCTTCAAATAGGGGAACAAATTATCTAGAAAGAGAAAACATCTCAGATTTTAGAAATACATCTACCAATGCTTATGTTGCCGCAACTTGGCAACACAGTTATACGGGTATTTCTAGGTGTAATATCGTAATCGAAAGGTTAAAAACGGCTACAGGAATTCCTGCCGCTTCAGTAGCGAATATAGACGGACAAGCTAAGTTTTTAAGAGCTCTAAATTATTTCAAATTGGTTCGTTTATTTGGCGGTGTTCCTTTGTTTTTAAAAGAAGTAACCAAAGCTGATGATGCTTTTTTACCTCGTTCATCAGAAGCAGAAGTTTATGCTCAAATTATTGCTGATGCAAAAGATGCCATCACAGAACTTTCAAATCCTGTATTCACAGCAAACAAACAAACTGGTGAAGCTACAAAAGGAGCAGCAACAATGTTATTGGCCGAGGTTTATGCTACTCAGAAAAAATGGAAAGATGCAGAAGATTTATTGCTTACCCTTGCCCCAATGTGCTATGCCCTGAATACTAATTATGCTGATGCATTTACCGTTGCCAATAAAAACAGTAGAGAATCTTTATTTGAAGTTCAGTATTTAGAAGGCACAACCACAGGTACAACGCCTAATATTATTCCAACTCACTTTTTGCCTAGAGCCTCTACAAACACGGCTTTGGTAACTGGTGCTGCAGTAGCAAATAATGGAACAGGTGGTTGGAATACACCTTCAACAGATTTGATAAATACTTTCGAGCCAAATGATAAAAGATTAGATATTTCAATTGGTATAGTAGAAGGTACTTATAATGGAAGTGATTTATTGGTTTACTCGGCGAATAAAAGCATTGTTGGTTATGTGCCAGCAGCCGGCAAAATTGGCGTACCATACATTAAAAAATACCTACTAAATACATTTACTGGCACTACTGGCTCAAGTGTTAATTTTCCAATTTATAGGTATTCAGATGCTTTGTTGTTATTGGCCGAAGTACAGAACGAACAAGGGAAATCTCCTTTAACTGCTTTAAATGCAGTGAGATTTAGAGCAGGTTTGCTAAATACAACAACAACAGACCAAGGGGTTTTACGCACCATTATTGCGCATGAAAGAAGGGTAGAGCTTGCTTTTGAAAACCACAGGTGGCACGATTTAGTAAGGTCTGGTAATGCTGTAGCTGTGATTAATGCTTTTGGTGTAACAACAAGAGCGCAATTGACTTATTTGGCCTCAGATGCTTATGTTGTAGATGCACACGATTTGTTGTTTCCAATTCCGCAAACAGACATTGGCTTAAACCCTGCGTTGATACAAAACCCTGGTTATACTAATTAA
- a CDS encoding arabinose isomerase, whose product MTKHNLKIGLFGIGLDTYWPQFEGLEARLNGYVNDVEKRLSSFGAEVLNLGLVDNAEKAFNAGHDFRKGDVDVIFLYVTTYALSSTVLPVVRRAKVPVIILNLAPQKAIDYKNFNQQNNRTKMTGEWLAFCSACPVPEIANVFKRSGIQFQQVTGVLEDEKIWTEIGEWVEASKVANIMNHNTLGLMGNYYSGMLDIYTDVTLQCAVFGNHIEIIEPDELSALRDEVAETEIDTKLAEFASVFEIDESCIPFELDRAARTAVALDKLVARYDLGSMAYYHKGTGNVNADTMSSIILGNSLLTAKGIPVAGEYEVKNAQAMKIMDSFGVGGSFTEYYALDFEDDIVLMGHDGPGHLAIAEGKIKVKPLQVYHGKVGSGLSVEMSVKHGPVTLLSVVEDKGKLFFLIAEGESVAGPILEIGNTNSRYRFSIGARAFVENWNNQGPAHHCAVGVGHISTKLIKLANLLGIEAVKIC is encoded by the coding sequence ATGACTAAACATAATTTAAAGATTGGATTATTCGGCATCGGATTAGATACTTACTGGCCACAATTTGAAGGATTAGAAGCCCGATTAAATGGCTATGTAAATGACGTAGAAAAGCGTTTGAGCAGTTTTGGTGCTGAAGTTTTAAACTTAGGTTTAGTAGACAATGCAGAGAAGGCATTTAATGCTGGTCACGATTTTAGGAAAGGCGATGTTGATGTGATATTCCTATATGTAACTACCTATGCACTTTCATCAACCGTGTTGCCTGTAGTAAGAAGGGCAAAGGTGCCTGTTATTATTTTAAATCTCGCTCCGCAAAAAGCAATCGATTATAAAAATTTCAATCAGCAAAACAACAGAACAAAGATGACTGGTGAATGGTTGGCATTTTGCTCGGCTTGCCCAGTTCCAGAAATTGCCAATGTATTTAAACGTTCTGGAATTCAGTTTCAACAAGTAACAGGTGTTTTAGAAGACGAAAAAATATGGACAGAAATTGGAGAATGGGTAGAAGCCAGTAAGGTTGCAAATATCATGAACCACAATACTTTGGGTTTAATGGGCAATTATTACAGTGGTATGTTAGATATTTATACGGATGTAACCCTCCAATGCGCTGTTTTTGGAAACCATATAGAAATTATAGAACCTGATGAACTTTCCGCTTTGCGTGATGAAGTTGCTGAAACTGAAATTGACACTAAACTAGCTGAGTTTGCCTCAGTTTTTGAAATAGATGAGTCTTGCATCCCATTTGAATTAGATAGGGCAGCAAGAACTGCAGTTGCATTGGATAAACTAGTAGCAAGATATGATTTAGGCTCAATGGCTTATTACCACAAAGGTACAGGAAATGTAAACGCAGATACGATGAGTTCTATCATTTTGGGCAATTCGCTATTAACTGCTAAAGGCATTCCGGTAGCAGGAGAGTACGAAGTTAAAAACGCACAAGCCATGAAAATAATGGACAGCTTTGGGGTTGGTGGCTCTTTTACAGAATATTATGCCCTGGATTTTGAAGATGACATTGTTTTAATGGGCCACGATGGTCCTGGGCATTTGGCAATAGCAGAAGGTAAAATTAAGGTAAAACCTTTGCAAGTTTATCATGGCAAAGTTGGAAGTGGCTTGTCTGTAGAAATGTCTGTTAAACACGGCCCCGTAACTTTACTATCTGTGGTAGAAGATAAGGGAAAATTATTCTTTTTAATAGCTGAAGGTGAATCTGTAGCTGGTCCGATTTTAGAAATTGGAAATACAAATAGCAGGTATAGGTTTTCTATAGGCGCAAGAGCTTTTGTTGAGAATTGGAATAATCAAGGCCCTGCACATCATTGTGCGGTAGGCGTTGGCCACATCAGTACTAAATTAATAAAACTGGCTAACCTGTTAGGGATTGAAGCCGTGAAGATATGTTAG
- a CDS encoding glycosyl hydrolase, whose amino-acid sequence MKTSRRKFIKIGSVAAASIPLLNLESKAELFVEPTSKYPVVSGLEKGFLSPPQATKSACYWWWFNARVDKEGITRDLTEFREKGIAEVAMINSAGGLSGVPYPAGVPFLGEEWKELYRFAMQEAKRVGIDVGINLCSGWSMGGPWIKPEFSGRWYLQSQLTVTGPQKFAAQLPLPNPRDRYNNVFNPPGYKDYIDLPLDKLDYRDTAVVAFPVTDEINNQITGERSFVLPAKNNHRDATSWSRASDSIGPTLYPWQNHPADKPIPVSQVIDLTAKFSKDGTLNWDVPPGKWVIVRTGHRMTGSKVMVAQPEGDGLSIDWFDHKSVEIQFENLGKVFIEEAAKVGAKPKYFCDDSFEDGFPNWTANIVAFFKKYRGYDPVPYMPALLGYIIGSAEVSDRFLHDYRKTLADCMADEHYKRFADLCHEQGILMQNESAGPSRSSTVSIDGLKNLGRSDFPMGEFWLGINHDKEGGLSEDLSFGATRIVGGADGQNLTTKMVATASHIYGKETASAEAFTSYRHWVDAPGTLKQALDRAFCEGINRIALHTSTASKPSDGKPGYEYGAGTHFNPNVTWWEKSGAFFKYVARCQYLLRSGKFVADVLYYNGDWAPNLVDVKKINPDLGSGYDYDVCNEEVLLTRLNVKNGRLVLPDGMSYRILVLPDTKRMPLAVLKKLKELVKGGATISGIKPVMDTGLRSYPLCDQEIRQIATELWGKIDDKNKVNHYGSGRVFTGVTTRNILLKDGVTPDFRFTGSTNFIDFIHRTTKEAEVYFLTNRHNNKAKTEVIFRIKGRRPQLWDAVSGAIMKAPKYESHNEGVSLSLEFDAFQSVFVVFPKDASALPKTNDCLLFQNKSSLSALQELNGAWQVNFDTKWGGPEKVTFEILQDWSLSTDERIKYYSGKALYTKTFDLNKPFQKGQRLFIDLGIVKDIAGVKLNGKDLGTVWTTPWMLEITTEVKPTANLLEIEVINQWPNRLIGDVALPVEKRLTNTNIVFKKTDKLLPSGLLGPVILKVDY is encoded by the coding sequence ATGAAAACTTCTAGAAGAAAATTCATCAAAATAGGTTCAGTGGCTGCAGCAAGCATTCCGCTACTAAATTTAGAGAGCAAAGCTGAATTGTTTGTTGAACCTACATCAAAGTATCCTGTGGTTTCTGGCTTAGAAAAAGGTTTTTTAAGTCCTCCTCAAGCGACAAAATCTGCTTGTTATTGGTGGTGGTTTAATGCAAGGGTAGATAAAGAAGGAATTACCAGAGATTTAACTGAGTTTAGGGAAAAAGGAATTGCTGAAGTGGCCATGATTAATTCGGCAGGTGGATTAAGTGGTGTTCCTTATCCAGCTGGCGTACCTTTTTTAGGCGAAGAATGGAAGGAATTATATCGCTTTGCGATGCAAGAAGCCAAACGAGTTGGAATAGATGTCGGTATAAATCTATGCTCTGGTTGGTCAATGGGCGGACCATGGATTAAGCCTGAATTTTCTGGGAGATGGTATTTACAATCGCAATTAACGGTAACTGGTCCTCAAAAATTTGCAGCTCAATTGCCATTGCCAAATCCTAGAGACAGGTATAACAACGTTTTCAATCCACCGGGTTATAAAGATTATATCGATTTACCTTTAGATAAATTGGATTATAGAGATACAGCTGTAGTTGCATTTCCAGTAACCGATGAAATAAATAATCAGATTACAGGTGAGCGCTCTTTTGTATTGCCTGCAAAAAATAACCATCGTGATGCTACAAGTTGGTCAAGGGCTTCAGATTCTATCGGACCAACTTTATATCCTTGGCAAAATCATCCAGCAGATAAGCCTATTCCTGTTTCACAAGTCATTGATTTAACTGCTAAATTTTCAAAGGATGGAACTTTAAATTGGGATGTTCCTCCGGGGAAATGGGTAATTGTTAGAACTGGACATAGGATGACGGGTTCTAAAGTGATGGTTGCTCAGCCAGAAGGCGATGGTTTATCTATTGATTGGTTTGACCATAAATCGGTTGAGATACAGTTTGAAAACCTAGGAAAGGTGTTTATAGAAGAAGCTGCAAAAGTTGGTGCCAAGCCAAAATATTTCTGCGATGATAGCTTTGAAGATGGTTTTCCAAATTGGACAGCGAACATTGTAGCTTTTTTTAAGAAATATAGAGGTTACGATCCAGTTCCATATATGCCAGCTTTATTAGGCTATATTATTGGCAGCGCCGAAGTTTCTGACCGTTTTTTACATGACTATAGAAAAACATTGGCCGATTGTATGGCTGATGAACATTATAAACGTTTTGCGGATTTATGCCATGAGCAAGGAATTTTAATGCAAAATGAATCTGCAGGCCCAAGCCGGTCTTCAACGGTAAGTATAGATGGTTTAAAAAATCTAGGCAGAAGCGATTTCCCAATGGGAGAATTTTGGTTAGGGATTAACCACGATAAGGAAGGTGGTTTAAGTGAAGATCTTTCTTTTGGGGCAACCAGAATTGTTGGAGGTGCAGATGGGCAGAATTTAACCACTAAAATGGTCGCTACTGCTTCGCATATTTATGGCAAGGAAACGGCATCTGCCGAAGCTTTTACAAGTTATAGGCATTGGGTGGATGCGCCTGGAACATTAAAACAAGCGTTAGATAGAGCCTTTTGTGAAGGAATTAACAGAATCGCCCTGCATACCTCAACAGCTTCAAAACCTAGTGATGGTAAACCTGGCTATGAATATGGTGCAGGAACACATTTCAATCCAAACGTAACTTGGTGGGAAAAATCGGGTGCCTTTTTTAAATATGTGGCTCGTTGCCAATATTTATTACGCTCAGGGAAATTTGTAGCCGATGTACTTTATTATAACGGAGATTGGGCACCAAACTTGGTTGATGTAAAAAAAATCAATCCAGATTTGGGTAGTGGTTACGATTATGATGTTTGTAATGAAGAAGTGCTTTTAACTAGGCTAAATGTTAAAAACGGTCGCCTTGTTTTACCAGATGGAATGTCTTATCGCATTTTAGTTTTACCAGATACCAAAAGAATGCCTTTAGCTGTTCTAAAAAAGTTAAAAGAATTGGTAAAAGGTGGAGCTACAATTTCAGGTATTAAGCCAGTCATGGATACTGGTTTGAGAAGCTATCCGCTTTGCGACCAAGAAATTAGACAAATTGCTACTGAACTTTGGGGTAAAATAGATGACAAGAATAAAGTAAACCATTACGGTAGTGGTAGAGTTTTCACTGGAGTTACTACAAGGAACATCTTGTTAAAAGATGGTGTAACACCTGATTTCAGATTTACAGGCAGTACCAATTTTATAGATTTCATTCATCGTACTACAAAAGAAGCTGAGGTATATTTCTTAACCAATAGGCATAACAATAAGGCTAAAACAGAAGTTATTTTTAGAATTAAAGGTCGTAGGCCACAACTGTGGGATGCTGTATCGGGCGCCATTATGAAAGCTCCAAAATATGAAAGTCATAACGAAGGAGTTTCCTTATCCTTAGAATTTGACGCCTTTCAGTCTGTTTTTGTAGTGTTTCCAAAAGATGCATCAGCTTTGCCAAAAACCAACGATTGCTTATTGTTTCAAAACAAATCAAGCTTATCAGCCTTGCAAGAACTTAATGGCGCTTGGCAAGTTAATTTTGACACTAAATGGGGCGGGCCAGAAAAGGTAACTTTTGAAATTTTACAAGATTGGAGTTTAAGCACTGACGAGCGCATCAAGTATTATTCTGGTAAAGCCTTGTACACTAAAACATTCGATTTAAATAAACCTTTTCAAAAAGGACAAAGGTTGTTTATAGATTTAGGTATAGTTAAAGACATTGCAGGTGTTAAATTAAATGGTAAAGATTTAGGCACAGTGTGGACAACACCTTGGATGCTTGAAATTACTACTGAGGTTAAACCAACGGCCAATTTGTTAGAAATTGAAGTGATTAATCAATGGCCTAATCGTTTAATTGGAGATGTGGCACTGCCAGTTGAAAAAAGATTAACCAACACCAACATTGTATTTAAAAAGACAGATAAATTATTGCCTTCGGGATTGTTAGGGCCAGTTATTTTAAAGGTAGACTATTAA
- a CDS encoding glycosyl hydrolase family 39 produces MKYYHLNFKALKSFKIFAIVIIFSITNPIFAQIKPLTINWKTPTFTSNTTPTLQVVVNPMLKRGASIHQSSFQALKEMEADYVRFVPWFPYPKAAVVELKEPTKTETFWDFQYADPIVEDFMFATKGHPVVMNFSTIPVWMFKNPKPVIYPEDPDLPFWEYNQGKELRDPTFKEVANYFARLFSWYTKGGFTDELGKFHASKYHYKFDYWEVLNEPDLEHKISPELYTKIYDAVVLELKKIAPETKFIGISVALETNPQWFEHFLNPANHKSGVPLDGISYHFYGRPASKNQTIDSYQYSFFDQANGFLDRVRYIENIRKRLAPKTITHINEIGNILENRDFKGVIPEDYWNLSGAMFAYIFVELSKIGIEVAGESQLVGYPTQFPDVSMMNWKNGKPNARYWALKLLKENFGVGDKLYTANSNNPEIIAQAYITKAGKRILLINKTNKEMTLPLTELNGAKFETVDVTTGDNPIAKGEIKGDSFVVKPFAVTVIKL; encoded by the coding sequence ATGAAATATTATCATTTAAATTTTAAGGCTTTAAAATCCTTCAAAATCTTCGCAATTGTTATCATTTTTTCTATAACAAATCCAATCTTTGCACAAATTAAGCCGTTAACTATTAATTGGAAAACACCAACTTTTACATCTAACACAACGCCAACGCTACAGGTTGTAGTTAATCCGATGTTAAAACGTGGAGCATCCATTCATCAGTCTTCTTTTCAAGCATTAAAAGAGATGGAGGCCGATTATGTGCGTTTTGTGCCTTGGTTTCCCTATCCAAAAGCAGCAGTGGTAGAATTGAAAGAACCAACCAAAACAGAAACCTTCTGGGATTTTCAATATGCAGACCCTATAGTAGAAGATTTCATGTTCGCTACTAAAGGGCATCCAGTAGTGATGAACTTTAGCACCATTCCAGTATGGATGTTCAAAAATCCTAAGCCGGTTATCTATCCAGAAGACCCAGACCTTCCATTTTGGGAATATAACCAAGGAAAAGAACTGCGAGACCCAACTTTTAAAGAAGTAGCCAACTATTTTGCAAGGTTATTTAGTTGGTATACAAAAGGTGGTTTTACAGATGAGTTAGGGAAATTTCACGCTTCAAAATATCATTATAAATTCGATTATTGGGAAGTGCTAAATGAACCAGACTTAGAACATAAAATTTCTCCCGAACTGTACACCAAAATTTACGATGCTGTAGTTTTGGAACTTAAAAAGATTGCTCCTGAAACCAAATTTATTGGTATTTCTGTGGCTTTAGAAACTAATCCGCAATGGTTCGAACACTTTTTAAATCCTGCTAACCATAAATCAGGTGTTCCCTTAGATGGTATTTCTTATCATTTCTATGGCCGGCCAGCCTCAAAAAACCAAACTATCGATAGTTATCAATATTCATTCTTCGACCAAGCCAATGGCTTTTTAGATAGGGTAAGGTACATTGAAAATATACGTAAAAGATTAGCGCCAAAGACCATCACCCATATCAATGAAATTGGAAATATCTTAGAAAACAGGGATTTTAAAGGAGTTATTCCAGAAGATTACTGGAATTTATCAGGCGCCATGTTTGCCTATATTTTTGTTGAGCTTTCTAAAATTGGAATAGAGGTAGCTGGAGAATCGCAATTAGTAGGTTATCCAACTCAGTTTCCAGATGTAAGTATGATGAACTGGAAAAATGGCAAACCAAATGCAAGATACTGGGCTCTGAAATTGCTTAAGGAAAACTTTGGTGTGGGCGATAAATTATATACTGCAAACTCAAATAATCCAGAAATTATAGCGCAAGCCTACATAACCAAAGCTGGTAAGAGGATTTTGTTGATTAACAAAACCAATAAAGAAATGACCCTGCCATTAACAGAATTGAATGGTGCTAAATTTGAAACGGTAGATGTAACAACTGGGGACAACCCCATCGCAAAAGGAGAAATTAAAGGCGACTCATTCGTTGTAAAACCATTTGCTGTAACTGTAATAAAATTATAA